A region from the Stutzerimonas stutzeri genome encodes:
- a CDS encoding nitrous oxide reductase accessory protein NosL: MNALYIRSSRLLLAATLLLGLAACNEPEENAQALAPVAFHASDECHVCGMAISDFPGPKGQAVEKGKVRKFCSTAELLGWWLQPENRNLNAKLYVHDMGRSTWEQPDDHYLIDATSAYYVAGTHLKGAMGAVLATFAKEEDAKRLAEEQGGRVLRFEEIDQSVLQPAAAMPMSMGDHQAHAGH, from the coding sequence ATGAATGCGCTATATATCCGCTCGTCACGCCTGTTGCTCGCCGCTACGCTGCTGCTGGGGCTGGCCGCCTGCAACGAGCCTGAGGAGAACGCACAGGCGCTTGCGCCGGTGGCCTTCCATGCCAGCGATGAATGCCACGTCTGCGGCATGGCGATCAGCGATTTCCCCGGCCCGAAAGGCCAGGCGGTGGAAAAGGGCAAGGTCCGCAAGTTCTGCTCGACGGCTGAATTGCTCGGCTGGTGGCTGCAACCGGAAAACCGCAACCTGAACGCCAAGCTGTATGTACACGACATGGGGCGCAGCACCTGGGAACAACCTGATGATCACTACCTGATCGACGCGACCAGCGCCTACTATGTCGCCGGCACGCACCTGAAAGGCGCCATGGGCGCGGTGCTGGCGACGTTCGCCAAGGAAGAGGACGCCAAGCGCCTGGCTGAAGAGCAGGGCGGGCGTGTGTTGCGCTTCGAAGAGATTGACCAGTCGGTGCTGCAGCCGGCGGCCGCCATGCCGATGAGCATGGGCGACCACCAGGCCCACGCCGGTCATTGA
- the tatA gene encoding twin-arginine translocase TatA/TatE family subunit, protein MAMMGISIWQLLIVLLIVVMLFGTKRLRGLGSDLGGAISGFRKSMSDGESAGADAVKHEPK, encoded by the coding sequence ATTGCAATGATGGGTATCAGTATCTGGCAACTCCTGATCGTGCTGCTGATCGTGGTCATGCTGTTCGGCACCAAGCGCCTGCGTGGACTGGGCTCGGACCTGGGCGGCGCGATCAGCGGCTTTCGTAAATCCATGAGCGATGGGGAAAGCGCCGGCGCCGACGCGGTCAAGCACGAGCCGAAATAA
- a CDS encoding ABC transporter ATP-binding protein produces the protein MSAVQIQGVNQRYGSMTVLHDLNLELAEGEVLGLFGHNGAGKTTSMKLILGLLSPSDGQVRVLGHAPNDPAVRRQLGYLPENVTFYPQLSGRETLRHFARLKSAPLAQVDELLEQVGLAHAAERRVKTYSKGMRQRLGLAQALLGEPRLLLLDEPTVGLDPIATGDLYQLIDRLRQRGTSIILCSHVLPGVEAHINRAAILAKGRLQAVGSLAQLRVEAGLPVRIRASGVDNGAAWLQRWDAAGHSARSLGERSVEVSAINGHKLPLLRELLGEGEPDDIEIHQPSLEDLYRYYMERAVDVRAAEGTL, from the coding sequence ATGAGTGCCGTACAGATACAGGGCGTGAACCAGCGCTACGGCAGCATGACGGTGCTGCACGACTTGAACCTGGAACTCGCCGAGGGCGAGGTGCTGGGCCTGTTCGGCCATAACGGCGCCGGCAAGACCACCAGCATGAAGCTCATTCTCGGCCTGCTGTCGCCCAGCGACGGGCAGGTGCGGGTGCTCGGCCATGCGCCGAACGATCCGGCGGTGCGCCGCCAGCTCGGCTACCTGCCGGAAAACGTGACCTTCTATCCGCAGCTCAGTGGCCGCGAGACGCTGCGCCATTTCGCCCGGCTCAAGAGCGCACCGCTGGCGCAGGTGGACGAACTGCTGGAGCAGGTGGGCCTGGCTCACGCCGCCGAGCGGCGGGTCAAGACCTACTCCAAGGGCATGCGCCAGCGCCTCGGCCTGGCGCAGGCACTGCTCGGCGAACCACGCCTGCTGCTGCTCGACGAACCGACCGTGGGGCTGGATCCGATCGCCACTGGCGATCTTTACCAGCTGATCGATCGGCTGCGCCAGCGCGGCACCAGCATCATTCTCTGCTCCCACGTGCTGCCGGGCGTCGAGGCGCACATCAACCGCGCGGCGATCCTGGCCAAGGGCCGCCTGCAGGCGGTCGGCAGTCTGGCGCAATTGCGCGTCGAGGCGGGCTTGCCGGTGCGCATCCGTGCCAGCGGCGTGGACAACGGCGCCGCCTGGCTGCAACGCTGGGATGCCGCCGGGCACAGCGCGCGGTCGCTGGGCGAGCGCAGCGTCGAGGTCAGCGCGATCAATGGGCACAAACTGCCGCTGCTGCGCGAACTGCTCGGCGAAGGCGAGCCGGACGACATCGAGATCCACCAGCCCTCGCTGGAGGACCTGTATCGCTACTACATGGAGCGCGCCGTGGACGTCCGCGCCGCGGAGGGCACGCTATGA
- a CDS encoding nitrous oxide reductase family maturation protein NosD encodes MLRSQAFSPLQPLAAVLLALFCGAAQAAPQPITSLPLEADGEHRWLLPAGEYNGSFGIDESMQIHCAPGAVIDAQGEGNALTITAPDVRIQGCTLRNWGGNLTDLNAAVFIGPKARGAVIEDNHMQGPGSGVWVDSTRDVSVIGNRIQGDPSIRSQDRGNGIHLYAVQGARVIGNHVRETRDGIYIDTSNGNLLENNVLEDLRYGVHYMYSNDNRVIGNLTRRTRTGYALMQSRKLTVIGNRSEQDENYGILMNYITYSTLRDNQVSDVRSGSSGDSMIAGAEGKALFIYNSQFDVIENNLFAHSPLGIHLTAGSEDNRIAGNAFVDNQQQVKYVATRTQEWSIDGRGNYWSDYLGWDRNDDGLGDVAYEPNDNVDRLLWLYPQVRLLMNSPSIEVLRWVQRAFPVVRSPGVQDSHPLMKSPIEPLIAKTQEPTP; translated from the coding sequence GTGCTCAGATCTCAGGCTTTTTCACCGCTACAACCGCTGGCAGCCGTGCTGCTGGCCCTTTTCTGCGGTGCGGCTCAGGCGGCTCCGCAACCCATCACCTCGCTGCCGCTCGAGGCGGACGGCGAGCACCGCTGGCTGTTGCCGGCGGGCGAATACAACGGCTCGTTCGGCATCGATGAATCGATGCAAATCCACTGCGCGCCTGGCGCGGTCATCGACGCGCAGGGCGAGGGCAATGCCCTGACCATCACCGCGCCGGACGTCCGCATCCAGGGCTGCACGCTGCGCAACTGGGGCGGCAACCTCACCGACCTGAACGCCGCCGTGTTCATCGGCCCGAAGGCGCGCGGCGCGGTAATCGAGGACAACCACATGCAGGGCCCGGGCTCGGGTGTCTGGGTCGACTCCACTCGCGACGTCAGCGTGATCGGCAATCGCATCCAGGGCGACCCGAGCATCCGCTCGCAGGACCGCGGCAATGGCATTCATCTCTACGCCGTGCAGGGCGCCCGGGTCATCGGCAACCACGTGCGCGAAACCCGCGATGGCATCTATATCGATACCTCTAACGGCAACCTGCTCGAGAACAACGTGCTCGAGGACCTGCGCTACGGCGTGCACTACATGTATTCCAACGACAATCGGGTGATCGGCAACCTGACCCGCCGCACCCGCACCGGCTACGCGCTGATGCAGAGCCGCAAGCTGACCGTGATCGGCAACCGCTCCGAGCAGGACGAGAACTACGGCATCCTGATGAACTACATCACCTACTCGACCCTGCGCGACAACCAGGTCAGCGACGTGCGCAGCGGCTCCAGCGGCGACAGCATGATCGCCGGCGCCGAGGGCAAGGCGCTGTTCATCTACAACTCGCAGTTCGACGTGATCGAGAACAACCTGTTCGCCCACAGCCCGCTGGGCATCCACCTGACCGCAGGCTCCGAAGACAACCGCATCGCCGGCAACGCCTTCGTCGACAACCAGCAGCAGGTCAAGTACGTCGCCACCCGCACCCAGGAATGGTCCATCGACGGGCGCGGCAACTACTGGAGCGACTACCTCGGCTGGGACCGCAACGACGATGGCCTGGGCGACGTGGCGTATGAGCCCAACGACAACGTCGACCGCCTGCTGTGGCTCTACCCGCAGGTGCGCCTGCTGATGAACAGCCCGAGCATCGAAGTGCTGCGCTGGGTGCAGCGTGCCTTCCCAGTGGTCAGATCGCCCGGCGTGCAGGACAGCCATCCGCTGATGAAATCGCCCATCGAACCCTTGATAGCCAAGACGCAGGAGCCGACGCCATGA
- the nosZ gene encoding TAT-dependent nitrous-oxide reductase codes for MSDKESKNPQALEKSGLSRRGFLGASAMTGAAVAATALAGGVMSRESWAAAVKESKSKIHVAPGELDDYYGFWSGGHQGEVRVLGVPSMRELMRIPVFNVDSATGWGLTNESRAIMGESAKYLNGDCHHPHISMTDGKYDGKYLFINDKANSRVARIRLDIMKCDAMLTVPNVQAIHGLRLQKVPHTKYVFANAEFVIPHPNDGTNFDLQAESAYTMFNVIDAEKMEMAFQVIVDGNLDNTDADYTGKYAASTCYNSEKATDLGGMMRNERDWVVVYNIPRIEAAIKAGKFTTLGDSKVPVVDGRAGSEFTRYIPVPKNPHGVNTSPDGKYFIANGKLSPTVTMIEIAKLDDLFDNKLKDARDTVAAEPELGLGPLHTTFDGRGNAYTTLFIDSQVVKWNMADAIRAYKGEKVDYIKQKLDVQYQPGHLHASLTETSEADGQWLVALCKFSKDRFLPTGPLHPENDQLIDISGDEMKLVHDGPTYAEPHDCILARRDQIKTRKIWDRKDAFFAATVERAKKDGVTLETDNKVIRDGKKVRVYMTSSAPTYGLTEFNVKQGDEVTVTITNIDEIEDVTHGFCMTNHGVSMEISPQQTSSITFTADKPGVHWYYCNWFCHALHMEMVGRMLVEPA; via the coding sequence ATGAGCGACAAAGAAAGCAAGAACCCCCAGGCGCTGGAGAAGAGCGGCCTCAGTCGCCGCGGCTTCCTCGGGGCCAGCGCCATGACCGGCGCGGCGGTAGCGGCCACGGCGCTGGCCGGTGGCGTGATGAGCCGCGAGTCCTGGGCGGCTGCGGTCAAGGAGTCGAAATCGAAGATCCATGTCGCGCCCGGCGAGCTGGATGACTACTACGGCTTCTGGAGCGGCGGTCACCAGGGCGAGGTGCGGGTGCTGGGCGTGCCCTCGATGCGCGAGCTGATGCGCATCCCGGTGTTCAACGTCGATTCGGCCACCGGTTGGGGCCTGACCAACGAGAGCCGCGCGATCATGGGCGAGAGCGCCAAGTACCTCAACGGCGACTGCCACCACCCGCACATCTCCATGACCGACGGCAAGTACGACGGCAAGTACCTGTTCATCAACGACAAGGCCAACAGCCGTGTTGCGCGCATCCGTCTGGACATCATGAAGTGCGATGCGATGCTCACCGTGCCGAACGTCCAGGCCATCCACGGCCTGCGTCTGCAGAAGGTGCCGCACACCAAGTACGTATTCGCCAACGCCGAGTTCGTCATTCCGCATCCCAATGACGGCACCAACTTCGACCTGCAGGCCGAAAGCGCCTACACCATGTTCAACGTCATCGACGCCGAGAAGATGGAAATGGCCTTCCAGGTCATCGTCGACGGCAACCTGGACAACACCGACGCCGACTACACCGGCAAGTACGCGGCCTCCACCTGCTACAACTCGGAAAAGGCCACCGATCTGGGCGGCATGATGCGCAACGAGCGCGACTGGGTGGTGGTGTACAACATCCCGCGCATCGAGGCGGCGATCAAAGCAGGCAAGTTCACCACCCTCGGCGACTCCAAGGTGCCGGTGGTCGATGGCCGCGCCGGTTCGGAATTCACCCGCTACATCCCGGTGCCGAAGAACCCGCACGGTGTGAACACCTCGCCGGACGGCAAGTACTTCATCGCCAACGGCAAGCTGTCGCCCACCGTGACCATGATCGAGATCGCCAAGCTCGATGACCTGTTCGACAACAAGCTCAAGGACGCGCGCGACACCGTCGCTGCCGAACCCGAGCTGGGCCTGGGCCCGCTGCACACCACCTTCGACGGCCGCGGCAACGCCTACACCACGCTGTTCATCGACAGCCAGGTGGTCAAGTGGAACATGGCCGATGCGATCCGTGCCTACAAGGGCGAGAAGGTCGACTACATCAAGCAGAAGCTCGACGTGCAGTACCAGCCGGGACACCTGCATGCCTCGCTGACCGAAACCAGCGAAGCCGACGGCCAATGGCTGGTGGCGCTGTGCAAATTCTCCAAGGACCGTTTCCTGCCGACCGGCCCGCTGCACCCGGAAAACGACCAGCTGATCGACATTTCCGGCGACGAGATGAAGCTGGTGCATGACGGCCCGACCTATGCCGAACCGCACGACTGCATCCTGGCCCGCCGCGACCAGATCAAGACCAGGAAGATCTGGGACCGCAAGGATGCCTTCTTCGCGGCCACGGTAGAGCGCGCCAAGAAGGACGGCGTCACTCTCGAGACCGACAACAAGGTCATCCGTGACGGCAAGAAGGTGCGCGTCTACATGACCTCGTCGGCGCCGACCTACGGCCTGACCGAGTTCAACGTCAAGCAGGGCGACGAAGTCACCGTGACCATCACCAACATCGACGAGATCGAGGACGTGACCCATGGCTTCTGCATGACCAACCACGGTGTGAGCATGGAGATCAGCCCGCAGCAGACCTCCTCGATCACCTTCACCGCCGACAAGCCCGGCGTGCACTGGTACTACTGCAACTGGTTCTGCCACGCACTGCACATGGAAATGGTCGGTCGCATGCTGGTCGAGCCGGCCTGA
- a CDS encoding ABC transporter permease, whose amino-acid sequence MSQVWNIARKELSDGLRNRWLLAISLLFAVLAVGIAWLGAAASGQLGFTSIPATVASLASLATFLMPLIALLLAYDAIVDEDEGGTLMLLLTYPLGRGQILLGKFVGHGLILALAVLIGFGCAMLAIALLVDDIEIGMLLWAFGRFMVSSTLLGWVFLAMAYVLSSKVSEKSSAAGLALGVWFLFVLVFDLVLLALLVLSEGKFSPEALPWLLLLNPTDIYRLINLSGFEGGNAMGVLSLGGDLPVPAAVLWLCLLLWVGASLLLAYGVFRRRLA is encoded by the coding sequence ATGAGCCAGGTCTGGAACATCGCCCGTAAGGAACTCAGCGACGGCCTGCGCAACCGCTGGTTGCTGGCCATCAGTCTGCTCTTCGCAGTGCTGGCGGTGGGCATTGCCTGGCTCGGCGCCGCGGCGTCCGGCCAGCTCGGCTTCACCTCGATCCCCGCCACGGTCGCCAGCCTCGCCAGCCTGGCGACCTTCCTGATGCCGCTGATCGCGCTACTGCTGGCTTACGACGCCATCGTCGACGAGGACGAGGGCGGCACCCTGATGCTGCTGCTGACCTATCCGCTGGGGCGCGGGCAGATCCTGCTCGGCAAGTTCGTCGGCCACGGGCTGATTCTGGCGCTAGCGGTGCTGATCGGCTTCGGCTGCGCCATGCTGGCCATCGCTCTGCTGGTGGACGACATCGAGATCGGCATGCTGCTCTGGGCGTTCGGCCGCTTCATGGTCTCCTCGACCCTGCTCGGCTGGGTGTTCCTGGCGATGGCCTATGTGCTCAGTAGCAAGGTCAGCGAGAAATCCAGCGCGGCCGGGTTGGCGCTCGGCGTGTGGTTTCTGTTCGTGCTGGTGTTCGACCTGGTCCTGCTGGCGCTGCTGGTGCTCAGCGAAGGCAAGTTCAGCCCCGAGGCGCTGCCCTGGCTGTTGCTGCTCAATCCGACCGACATCTATCGACTGATCAACCTGTCCGGCTTCGAGGGCGGCAATGCCATGGGCGTACTGTCACTGGGCGGCGATCTGCCGGTGCCGGCGGCCGTCCTCTGGTTGTGCCTGCTGCTCTGGGTGGGTGCTTCCCTGCTACTGGCCTACGGCGTGTTCCGTCGTCGCCTGGCCTGA